In the genome of Globicephala melas chromosome 3, mGloMel1.2, whole genome shotgun sequence, one region contains:
- the CRTC1 gene encoding CREB-regulated transcription coactivator 1 isoform X5, whose protein sequence is MATSNNPRKFSEKIALHNQKQAEETAAFEEVMKDLSLTRAARLQLQKSQYLQLGPSRGQYYGGSLPNVNQIGSGTVDLPFQPSGYLGEALAAAPVSLTPFQSSGLDTSRTTRHHGLVDRVYRERGRLGSPHRRPLSVDKHGRQADSCPYGTVYLSPPADTSWRRTNSDSALHQSTMTPTQPEPFTGGSQDVHQKKVLLLTVPGMEETTSEMDKNLSKQAWDTKKTGSRPKSCEVPGINIFPSADQENTTALIPATHNTGGSLPDLTNIHFPSPLPTPLDPEEPTFPALSSSSSTGNLAANLTHLGIGGAGQGMSTPGSSPQHRPAGVSPLSLSTEARRQQAQQVSPTLSPLSPITQAVAMDALSLEQQLPYAFFTQAGSQQPPPPQPQPPPPPPPASQQQPPPPPPQVPVGLPQGGSLMPSASLTRGPQLPPLAVTVPSSLPQSPPENSGQPPMGIDTASAPALQQYRTSAGSPANQSPTSPVSNQGFSPGSSPQHSSTLGGVFGDSYYEQQMAARQANALSHQLEQFNMIENAISSSSLYSPGSTLNYSQAAMMGLTGSHGSLPDTQQLSFPSHGSIPNIILTVPLGRTQD, encoded by the exons CTCCAGCTCCAAAAGTCCCAGTACCTGCAGCTGGGCCCAAGCCGTGGCCAGTACTATGGCGGGTCCCTGCCCAACGTGAACCAGATTGGGAGCGGCACCGTGGATCTGCCCTTCCAG CCCAGCGGATATCTGGGGGAGGCTCTGGCAGCGGCTCCTGTCTCTCTG aCACCCTTCCAGTCCTCAGGCCTGGACACCAGCCGAACTACCCGGCACCATGGGCTAGTGGACAGAGTGTACCGGGAGCGTGGCCGCCTTGGCTCCCCACATCGCCGGCCTCTGTCAGTGGACAAACATGGAAGGCAG GCGGACAGCTGCCCATATGGCACCGTGTACCTCTCGCCACCTGCGGACACCAGCTGGAGAAG gacCAATTCTGACTCTGCCCTTCACCAGAGCACAATGACGCCCACCCAGCCAGAGCCTTTTACGGGTGGGTCCCAGGACGTGCACCAGAAAAAAG tcttACTATTAACAGTCCCTGGAATGGAGGAGACCACATCAGAGATGGACAAGAACCTTTCCAAGCAGGCATGGGACACCAAGAAG ACGGGGTCCAGGCCCAAGTCCTGCGAGGTCCCTGGAATCAA CATCTTTCCATCCGCCGACCAGGAAAACACTACAGCCCTGATCCCTGCCACCCACAACACGGGGGGCTCCCTGCCTGACCTGACCAAcatccacttcccctcccccctcccgacCCCGCTGGACCCCGAGGAGCCCACCTTCCCCGCGCTGAGCAGCTCCAGCAGCACCGGCAACCTCGCAGCCAACCTGACACACCTGGGCATCGGCGGTGCCGGCCAGG GGATGAGCACACCTGGCTCCTCGCCGCAGCACCGCCCGGCCGGCGTCAGCCCGCTGTCCCTGAGCACGGAGGCAAGGCGGCAGCAGGCCCAGCAGGTGTCACCCACTCTCTCCCCACTGTCACCCATCACTCAG GCCGTGGCCATGGATGCCCTGTCTCTGGAGCAGCAGCTGCCCTACGCCTTCTTCACCCAGGCGGGCTCTcagcagccgccgccgcctcagcctcagcccccgcccccgccgccgcctgCGTCCCAGCAGcagccgcccccgccgcccccgcagGTGCCTGTCGGCCTCCCCCAGGGCGGCTCCCTGATGCCGAGCGCCAGCCTGACTCGGGGGCCCCAACTGCCCCCGCTTGCGGTCACGGTACCATCCTCTCTCCCCCAGTCCCCCCCAGAGAACTCGGGCCAGCCGCCGATGGGGATCGACACTGCTTCG GCGCCGGCTCTGCAGCAGTACCGTACTAGCGCTGGCTCCCCAGCCAACCAGTCTCCCACCTCACCCGTCTCCAATCAAGGCTTCTCCCCCGGGAGCTCCCCGCAA CACTCTTCCACCCTGGGCGGCGTGTTTGGGGACTCATACTATGAGCAGCAGATGGCGGCCAGGCAGGCCAATGCTCTGTCCCACCAG CTGGAGCAGTTCAACATGATAGAGAATGCCATCAGCTCCAGCAGCCTGTATAGCCCGGGCTCGACACTCAACTACTCACAGGCGGCCATGATGGGCCTCACGGGCAGCCACGGGAGCCTGCCGGACACACAGCAGCTCAGCTTCCCCAGCCACGGCAGCATCCCCAATATCATCCTCACAG